The Candidatus Abyssobacteria bacterium SURF_5 genome segment GAGGGGCGTCATATCGGGGTCGGCGGAATCAAGCTGGTCGAAAAGGAAAAACGGAATCGTTCGGCCAAAGAGATAGCCAACGTGCTCCGGGAGAAATTCGCGCAGATACCGGGCGTGGCAAAGCTGTCGGTCAGGGCTGAAAGCCCGATGTCGTCGGCGGCGAAAGGAACGGGGGGCAAGGCGATCAGCATCGAGATCCTCGGCCATGATTTTCAAGAGACGACGCGGCTCGCATCCGAGATACAACAAATCGTCTCGCGCATTCCCGGGGCAGTGGATGTTACCACGAGTCGGAGCAGCGACAGACCGGAGATCTGGGTGGACGTCGATCGCCAAAAGGCGGCTTCGCTCGGTCTGAACATGGGCGCCGTCGCCGCAACGTTGCGAACGAACATCTTTGGGCGGGCCGCCGCCGAATACCGCGATGCCGGTGAAGATTATGATATCTTCCTGAGGCTGGTGGAGGATAGACGTTCCTCCATCGAAGACATCGGCGAGATATCCATAGCATCTGCCATGGGTATCCCGGTAAAACTGAAAAATATCGCCACGATCGCGAGGGAATCTGGCCCAATAGAGATCGAGCGGCTGAACCGGCAGCGAGTGGTGAAGGTGGAGGCCTCGAATTACGGCCGATCGCTGGGTGATGTGACCGGCGATATCCGGCGGGAACTGGCAAAACTGGAACTGCCGCCCGGCATTTCCATTTCATACGGCGGTGAGGTGGAGGAGCAGCAAAAGGCCTTTCGAGACCTTACGCTCCTCCTTCTGCTCGGCATCGTCCTGGTGTACATGGTGATGGCGTCGCAGTTCGAGTCGCTTCTCGATCCGTTTATCATCATGTTCTCCGTGCCCTTCGCATTTGTCGGCGTGATTGCGGCCTTTCTCTTGACCCGTGTGACGCTGAGCCTGATGTCGTTTATCGGAACCATCATGCTTATGGGTATAGTGGTCAACAACGCAATCATCCTCGTGGACTATATCAATCTGCTTCGGGCCCGCGGTCTTGAGTTTTCCGACGCGGTGAAGACGGCGGCCAAGACGCGACTGCGCCCGGTTCTGATGACCACGATTACAACGCTGCTCGGCATAATTCCGATGGCGCTTGCAAGCAAGGAAGGCTCGGAGATATACCAGCCGCTCGGGATCACCGTCATCGGCGGGCTTGCCCTTTCCACCCTTGTAACGCTTGTCGTGGTACCCGTCATCTACTCAATTTTCCATCAGAGGGATGTCGATAGGCGGCAATAAAATGAAACTGGCCTTTATCATATACGGCAATGCCATAGATCCGGACGTCGCCGAAGTGCTTGAAAACCTCGGGCTGCAGAGCTATACGAAATGGAGTGAGGTTATTGGAAAAGGGAAGACAAGCGGCCCGCGACTGGGAAGCCATGTGTGGCCGGGAATCAATTCAATGATGATGCTTGCGATCGGCGACGAACATGTCGCCCCCCTTGCCGATGCTCTCAAGGTGCTCAAAGAGCGGTTTTCTCATGAAGGGCTGAAGCTGTACGTCCTTCCCGTGGATCAGGCGCTTTAGCGGAGCCAGTTGAGGAGCGGCAGCCTGAAATAGAGAAGCGAAAACGACGGCTCCAATGGAGATCGGCGCTCCTGCCGAGCAGAATTCAGCGACCTGAATCGCCTTTCCTGACGCCCCGGAATTTTTAAGATCTCACATCCGGTATTCGGAAC includes the following:
- a CDS encoding transcriptional regulator, with the protein product MKLAFIIYGNAIDPDVAEVLENLGLQSYTKWSEVIGKGKTSGPRLGSHVWPGINSMMMLAIGDEHVAPLADALKVLKERFSHEGLKLYVLPVDQAL